A genome region from Variovorax paradoxus includes the following:
- the tssJ gene encoding type VI secretion system lipoprotein TssJ, translating into MHRRSLLQGALATTPLFAGLVSGCASTAKSMPTPYAVTIRIDDGVNPDGRGQAAPILVKVFELKSSGNFETADYFALQDRDRETLMTELVNADQAIMRSGEERVFKREAGLDSRAIGIIAGYRKLEAARWRIVLPLKEPKQTNLYKVWQFSPSEQAVQVAVRKTGIELLPSR; encoded by the coding sequence ATGCATAGAAGAAGCTTGCTACAAGGCGCACTTGCAACGACACCTTTGTTTGCGGGCCTTGTCAGCGGATGCGCATCGACGGCCAAGTCGATGCCCACGCCCTACGCAGTCACCATCAGGATCGACGACGGCGTCAACCCCGACGGGCGCGGCCAGGCGGCACCGATCCTCGTCAAGGTCTTCGAACTGAAATCTTCCGGTAACTTCGAGACGGCAGACTACTTTGCACTGCAGGACCGCGATCGCGAGACGCTCATGACCGAACTCGTCAACGCGGACCAGGCCATCATGCGCAGCGGCGAGGAACGCGTGTTCAAGCGCGAGGCCGGCCTCGACTCGCGTGCCATCGGCATCATCGCGGGCTATCGCAAGCTGGAAGCTGCGCGGTGGCGCATCGTGCTTCCGCTGAAGGAACCCAAGCAGACGAACCTCTACAAGGTCTGGCAGTTCTCGCCGAGCGAACAGGCGGTGCAGGTCGCCGTGCGGAAGACCGGCATCGAGTTGCTACCAAGTCGTTAG
- a CDS encoding serine/threonine protein kinase — MTTTHDTGLGTLPADPQERPHPLGVGHRLDEFELLEVIGEGGFGIVYRAYDHSLQREVAIKEYMPSMLARRVGDNSVHVRSERLTATFEAGLRSFINEARTLAQFSHPALVRVHRFWESNSTAYMAIQLYKGRTLRRLAEDEPGRVTETWLLGMLGPLLGALETLHRSQCFHRDIAPDNIFVQLDDSPVLLDFGAARKSIADLVDEVAVMVKSGYSPIEQYADDNTLLQGAWTDLYALGAVLYRAVTGHPPPSAVVRSVQDAYVPLSSMGRPDLSPAFCAAVDHTLAVHSKDRTQTVAAFAAELGLTRLGDLYVNGMAVPTVIIPTAPVPAAPPPPPLVPQQQVVPQSYPPASAPVPLEPAGTAGFAAPPVAAAEPAKVKVKASSGAASARSSTKKKSSGLSWLLVGGLVVALVAVGSWIGLRLTSAKQETTTAMVPVPPPASPMSSTSAPPAVAVSPAGTPAPADATPAPAAGAAATPPAATASAAAAPAAGAAAPGTGVLTPLDNVQVNPPAPPPETALATAEAEDWNLAQTENTREGYEAYLRRYRRGLHAREARNAIAEINRLSPPPVAVDPSALPPGAPGAPVAGAAPAAPPGMGRVNFNIRPWGQVFVDGADRGVSPPLKSLPLRPGIYNIEVRNGDLEVFRQRVTVQDSKSAPVVSHEFK, encoded by the coding sequence ATGACGACGACGCACGATACCGGCCTGGGCACGCTGCCGGCCGACCCGCAGGAGCGGCCGCACCCGCTGGGCGTGGGCCACCGGCTCGACGAGTTCGAACTGCTGGAGGTGATCGGCGAGGGCGGCTTCGGCATCGTCTACCGCGCCTACGACCACTCGCTGCAGCGCGAGGTGGCCATCAAGGAATACATGCCCTCGATGCTCGCGCGCCGCGTCGGCGACAACAGCGTGCACGTGCGCTCCGAGCGGCTCACGGCCACCTTCGAGGCGGGCCTGCGCAGCTTCATCAACGAGGCGCGCACCCTCGCGCAGTTCAGCCATCCGGCGCTGGTGCGGGTGCACCGCTTCTGGGAGTCCAATTCCACCGCCTACATGGCGATCCAGCTCTACAAGGGCCGCACGCTGCGCCGCCTCGCCGAGGACGAGCCCGGCCGCGTCACCGAGACCTGGCTGCTCGGCATGCTCGGGCCGCTGCTGGGCGCCCTCGAGACGCTGCACCGCAGCCAGTGCTTCCACCGCGACATCGCGCCCGACAACATCTTCGTGCAGCTCGACGACTCGCCGGTGCTGCTGGACTTCGGCGCGGCGCGCAAGTCGATCGCCGACCTGGTCGACGAGGTGGCGGTGATGGTGAAGTCGGGCTACTCGCCGATCGAGCAGTACGCCGACGACAACACGCTGCTGCAGGGAGCGTGGACCGACCTCTACGCACTGGGCGCGGTGCTGTACCGCGCGGTCACCGGCCATCCGCCGCCCTCGGCCGTGGTGCGCAGCGTGCAGGACGCCTACGTGCCGCTGTCGTCGATGGGCCGGCCCGACCTGAGCCCCGCCTTCTGCGCCGCGGTCGACCACACGCTAGCGGTGCACAGCAAGGACCGCACGCAGACCGTGGCGGCCTTCGCAGCCGAGCTCGGCCTGACCCGGCTCGGCGATCTCTACGTGAACGGCATGGCCGTGCCGACGGTGATCATTCCCACCGCGCCCGTGCCGGCTGCGCCGCCGCCGCCGCCGCTGGTGCCGCAGCAGCAGGTCGTGCCGCAGTCCTATCCGCCTGCTTCGGCGCCGGTACCGCTGGAGCCGGCCGGCACGGCCGGCTTCGCGGCGCCGCCCGTTGCGGCGGCGGAGCCGGCGAAGGTCAAGGTGAAGGCGTCCTCCGGTGCCGCGTCGGCGCGTTCGTCGACGAAGAAGAAGTCGTCCGGGCTGTCCTGGCTGCTGGTCGGCGGACTCGTCGTTGCGCTGGTGGCGGTGGGCAGCTGGATCGGCCTGCGCCTGACCTCGGCCAAGCAGGAGACCACGACGGCCATGGTGCCCGTGCCGCCGCCGGCCTCGCCGATGTCGAGCACCAGCGCGCCGCCGGCCGTGGCAGTGTCGCCCGCGGGCACGCCGGCACCGGCCGACGCGACGCCGGCACCGGCGGCCGGCGCAGCCGCGACACCGCCTGCGGCAACCGCCAGCGCCGCAGCAGCCCCTGCGGCTGGTGCTGCCGCCCCGGGCACCGGTGTGCTGACGCCGCTGGACAACGTGCAGGTCAATCCGCCGGCGCCGCCGCCCGAGACCGCGCTGGCCACCGCCGAGGCCGAGGACTGGAACCTCGCGCAGACCGAGAACACGCGCGAGGGCTACGAGGCCTACCTGCGCCGCTACCGCCGCGGCCTGCATGCGCGCGAGGCGCGCAACGCGATCGCCGAGATCAACCGGCTCTCGCCGCCGCCCGTGGCCGTCGATCCGTCGGCGCTGCCGCCAGGAGCGCCGGGCGCCCCGGTGGCCGGCGCCGCGCCCGCGGCCCCGCCGGGCATGGGCCGGGTGAACTTCAACATCCGGCCCTGGGGCCAGGTGTTTGTCGACGGCGCCGACCGCGGCGTGAGCCCGCCGCTCAAGTCGCTGCCGCTGCGCCCCGGCATCTACAACATCGAGGTGCGCAATGGCGATCTCGAGGTGTTCCGCCAGCGCGTGACGGTGCAGGACAGCAAGTCGGCGCCGGTGGTGAGCCACGAGTTCAAGTAA
- the tssK gene encoding type VI secretion system baseplate subunit TssK, with the protein MYLRPQHFQQLERYVEQYVTRRTAGLQGAYWGWLHLEIDRDAYALGRVSLLGGAGVLPDGTPFSFGAEDAPLPYEVPTDLTDELIVLALPLRRPGSEEVIFAEDEGSAARFGVIEREVNDGNAVALGPATLQLASPRLKLARASSLTAEWQAIGAVRVIERRTDHKLVVDANYIPPVLDASAHAMLRSMIAELHGLLTQRSEALASRLSQPGRGGVSEVSDFLLLELVNRYLALTWHAQQAVQVHPEELFVDWLKLACHLATHTSPTRRPVVWPVYDHDNLNESIRPLIEELRRSLSAVLEQSAIAIELEERSHGVRVGRMPDPVLVRNAGFVLAVHADLPADAIQQRFPTQVKIGSVERIRDLVQLQLPGVVVRPLPVAPRQIPYNAGYHYFELDKSGDMWRQLEKSGGVAMHLAGDFPGLAMEFWAIRP; encoded by the coding sequence ATGTACCTGCGGCCCCAGCACTTCCAGCAACTGGAGCGCTACGTCGAACAGTACGTCACGCGCCGCACGGCCGGCCTGCAAGGCGCCTACTGGGGATGGCTCCATCTGGAAATCGATCGCGACGCGTATGCGCTCGGCCGCGTGTCGCTGCTCGGCGGCGCCGGCGTGCTGCCCGACGGCACGCCGTTCTCCTTCGGTGCGGAAGACGCGCCGCTGCCCTACGAAGTGCCCACCGACCTCACCGACGAACTCATCGTGCTCGCGTTGCCGCTGCGCAGGCCCGGCAGCGAGGAAGTCATCTTCGCGGAAGACGAAGGCTCGGCCGCGCGCTTCGGCGTGATCGAGCGCGAGGTGAACGACGGCAATGCCGTGGCCCTCGGCCCGGCCACGCTGCAGCTCGCGTCGCCGCGACTGAAGCTCGCGCGCGCATCGTCGCTCACCGCCGAATGGCAGGCCATCGGCGCGGTGCGCGTGATCGAACGCCGCACCGACCACAAGCTGGTGGTCGACGCCAACTACATTCCGCCGGTGCTCGATGCATCGGCGCACGCCATGCTGCGCAGCATGATCGCAGAGCTGCACGGCCTGCTCACGCAGCGCTCCGAGGCGCTGGCCTCGCGGCTGTCGCAACCGGGCCGCGGCGGCGTGAGCGAGGTGTCCGATTTCCTGCTGCTGGAGCTGGTGAATCGCTATCTCGCGCTCACATGGCATGCGCAGCAGGCGGTGCAGGTGCATCCCGAGGAGCTGTTCGTCGACTGGCTCAAGCTGGCCTGCCACCTCGCCACGCACACCTCGCCCACGCGGCGTCCGGTGGTGTGGCCGGTGTACGACCACGACAACCTGAACGAAAGCATCCGTCCGCTGATCGAGGAGCTGCGGCGTTCGCTGTCGGCGGTGCTCGAGCAGAGCGCCATCGCCATCGAGCTCGAAGAGCGCAGCCACGGCGTGCGCGTGGGCCGCATGCCCGATCCGGTGCTGGTGCGCAATGCGGGTTTCGTGCTCGCGGTGCATGCCGACCTGCCGGCCGACGCCATCCAGCAGCGCTTCCCCACGCAGGTGAAGATCGGTTCGGTCGAGCGCATCCGCGACCTCGTGCAGCTGCAGCTGCCCGGCGTGGTGGTGCGGCCGCTACCGGTGGCGCCGCGCCAGATTCCGTACAACGCGGGCTACCACTACTTCGAACTCGACAAGAGCGGCGACATGTGGCGCCAACTCGAGAAGTCGGGCGGCGTCGCGATGCACCTGGCCGGTGACTTCCCGGGGCTGGCGATGGAGTTCTGGGCCATTCGTCCGTGA
- a CDS encoding DotU family type VI secretion system protein, which produces MNNDMAVGPGGFVPPNPGGGAMGDASTAPRGIGAQPESFTAWHDTRRPHAGDTAIAGNNPLVAAANPLLDLIPQIRATGHHPSPAQLREHLVDEVRRFETRAQQAGIAPEVIIGARYCLCTAVDEAAALTPWGGSIWSSQSLLVMFHNETWGGEKFFQLLSRLVQNPQQHLHLIELIYFCLAMGFEGRFRVIDNGRTQLETLKQRLLQIIRQTRGEIPVPLSPHWQDASAPVRRTRNWLPVWAVGAVAAVLLVLAFALLSFNLAGTSDGAFAAVNAVRLPQTARAVVMPAPQPRLQRFLEAEIREGLLTVRDEADRSVVVLRGDGLFASGSDRVLDRYAPVLARVADALNSVEGNVLVSGFSDDQPIRSVRFPSNWQLSQARADAVKKMISQRIARPERLRAEGRGDADPIAPNDSAANRARNRRVEVTLLVAPVAGGSGVPAQAAPAPQAGGAR; this is translated from the coding sequence ATGAACAACGACATGGCCGTCGGCCCGGGTGGCTTCGTGCCGCCGAATCCGGGCGGCGGTGCGATGGGCGACGCTTCCACCGCGCCACGCGGCATCGGCGCGCAGCCCGAATCCTTCACCGCCTGGCACGACACGCGCCGCCCGCATGCGGGCGACACCGCCATCGCGGGCAACAACCCGCTGGTGGCCGCGGCCAATCCGCTGCTCGACCTGATCCCGCAGATCCGCGCCACCGGCCACCATCCGTCGCCCGCGCAGCTGCGCGAGCACCTGGTCGACGAGGTGCGCCGCTTCGAGACACGCGCGCAGCAGGCGGGCATCGCGCCCGAGGTGATCATCGGTGCGCGCTACTGCCTGTGCACCGCGGTCGACGAGGCCGCCGCGCTCACGCCATGGGGCGGCAGCATCTGGTCGTCGCAGAGCCTGCTGGTGATGTTCCACAACGAGACCTGGGGCGGAGAGAAGTTCTTCCAGCTGCTGTCGCGGCTGGTGCAGAACCCGCAGCAGCACCTCCACCTGATCGAGCTCATCTACTTCTGCCTGGCCATGGGCTTCGAGGGGCGCTTCCGCGTCATCGACAACGGCCGCACGCAGCTCGAGACCCTCAAGCAGCGGCTGCTGCAGATCATCCGGCAGACGCGCGGCGAGATCCCGGTGCCGCTGTCGCCGCACTGGCAGGACGCCAGCGCGCCGGTGCGCCGCACACGCAACTGGCTGCCGGTGTGGGCGGTGGGTGCCGTGGCCGCGGTGCTGCTGGTGCTGGCCTTCGCGCTGCTCAGCTTCAACCTCGCCGGCACTTCCGACGGCGCCTTCGCGGCGGTGAATGCGGTGCGGCTGCCGCAGACCGCGCGCGCCGTCGTCATGCCCGCGCCGCAGCCGCGCCTGCAGCGCTTCCTCGAAGCGGAGATCCGCGAGGGCCTCCTGACCGTGCGCGACGAGGCCGACCGCAGCGTGGTGGTGCTGCGCGGCGACGGCCTGTTCGCCTCGGGCTCCGACCGCGTGCTCGACCGCTACGCGCCGGTGCTCGCGCGCGTGGCCGATGCGCTCAACTCGGTCGAAGGCAACGTGCTGGTCAGCGGCTTCAGCGACGACCAGCCGATCCGCAGCGTGCGCTTTCCGTCCAACTGGCAACTCTCGCAGGCCCGCGCCGACGCGGTGAAGAAGATGATCTCGCAGCGCATCGCACGGCCCGAACGCCTGCGCGCCGAAGGGCGCGGCGATGCCGACCCGATCGCGCCCAACGACTCCGCAGCCAACCGCGCGCGCAACCGCCGGGTGGAGGTGACGCTGCTGGTGGCGCCTGTCGCCGGTGGTTCGGGCGTGCCCGCGCAGGCCGCGCCCGCGCCGCAAGCCGGAGGTGCCCGCTGA
- the tagF gene encoding type VI secretion system-associated protein TagF has product MNSGLPPQAWVPVDEQIGWYGKLPAAGDFLYRRMSRELQAWWDRWMQNGLGSFKRWPDAMTRHYAVAPVWNFAIPATHGVDAVQFGCIAPSCDRVGRYYPVCVTLQVAARNYRPSVLEGSAGWYWQCGNALLQAIRHGVAPDQFDGQVLAAGRAGFHTASGGSDDILSILGPTAGGESAQQRLGWPELPLCFDPLGSTSYWWTNQADGSPLRTAAHGGGLNTPLFSKLFSQGHVPWA; this is encoded by the coding sequence ATGAACAGCGGTCTTCCCCCGCAGGCCTGGGTGCCTGTCGACGAACAGATCGGCTGGTACGGCAAGCTGCCCGCCGCCGGCGACTTTCTCTACCGCCGCATGTCGCGCGAGCTGCAGGCCTGGTGGGACCGCTGGATGCAGAACGGGCTGGGCAGCTTCAAGCGCTGGCCCGATGCGATGACGCGGCACTACGCGGTGGCGCCGGTGTGGAACTTCGCGATTCCCGCCACGCATGGCGTGGACGCGGTGCAGTTCGGCTGCATCGCGCCGAGCTGTGACCGCGTGGGCCGCTATTACCCGGTGTGCGTCACGCTGCAGGTGGCTGCGCGCAACTACCGTCCGTCGGTGCTGGAGGGCTCGGCGGGCTGGTACTGGCAATGCGGCAACGCGCTGCTGCAGGCGATCCGCCACGGCGTGGCGCCCGACCAGTTCGACGGCCAGGTGCTGGCCGCCGGGCGCGCAGGCTTCCACACGGCCAGCGGCGGTTCGGACGACATCCTCTCGATCCTCGGGCCTACGGCCGGTGGCGAGAGCGCCCAGCAGCGCCTGGGCTGGCCGGAGCTTCCACTGTGCTTCGACCCGCTCGGCAGCACGAGCTACTGGTGGACCAACCAGGCCGACGGGTCGCCGTTGCGCACCGCCGCCCATGGCGGGGGCCTCAACACACCGCTGTTTTCAAAGTTGTTTTCGCAGGGGCATGTGCCATGGGCGTGA
- the tssM gene encoding type VI secretion system membrane subunit TssM, giving the protein MLRAIFRFVISRDLWVFLGLVALAFLIWIIGPAIAVGRYRPLEDEIVRIAVIVLMFAIWLVRVIYRKWRERRLNAQLLNQLRTPSKKEKEAKPEDAPEIKELQTGFDDATAILKNMRFGEDADGKPAGRFSLFDRQYLYQLPWYIFIGAPGSGKTTALVNSDLDFPLADQLGKAAVRGIGGTRNCDWWFTNEAVLIDTAGRYTTHESNRETDEGEWKGFIELLKKFRPRQPINGAILTISIADLPLADDAQRARHAMALRKRLLELRNDLGIDFPVYVLVTKTDLLAGFNEYFGSLGRAERQQVWGFTFPIQGNPASRKAGKDGKSAAAVNGDLRERFHQEYKLLHQRLDERLPELLAAESDPMRRAQAYLLPQQFASFEDILGTFLADVFNPSKFEAASMLRGVYFTSGTQEGTAFDRVMGAIKRYLQVNAPPAPPPGPGKSYFLKELLQQVIFRDAGVAGTNLRWYRRKRAIDIAGYSAIGVLMVLLLGACVNSWRNNKDYVAEVDTSAKAFNKAAARGELPTVVDSSGDIASSLLILDRLRDLPKSARFDVGDPPMSYRFGLYQGEKLQAATDGVYQRALETVLLPQAAQRIEQSLREASKNDAEYSYEALKAYLMLFDAERYDADFLQAWLLTDVDRKIGASLTREQRTNLESHLKALFVGRVLTSPFAKDERLITQTRERLAGVPLAQRSYARLRRILLQTSQPNAFTIAEAGGAESALVIRRASGKPLTDGIPTLFTYRGYWDIFDKRMAETALSLEQEDRWVLQIRAPGMADITSRELLLREVRRLYLTDYIKVWDDYLVDIRLADSRSLLQSIQMTRVLSTSESPMSRIIRGAARETDLLRNHDEAARSLLDQAQNRVQSTRERIEQLIGQPDGSQRRNTQLDRPESLVDNHFEPLRRMVTAPRQGGQAPIDATAALINELYNFLTATDTALRSGNIPPSSDAVTKVQAEAGRLPVPFQGMLNDLSATASSKAAAVTRQNIGQSAAASIGSFCNQAIAGRYPFTRGSGRDVASGDFAQLFAPGGMMDDFFQKNLVTQVDTSVNPWAFKRGVDGAAAGRSAYLDSFQKAQAIRDVFFSGMAGGRTPSFTLDIRPEDMDAALTQFTLDVDGQTVRYAHGPQAPSTIKWPGPRNSNQVRLQVTTANGTPAGGIVTEGPWALHRLFDKASISSGKSPESFNATFDLQGKKVVLAVTANSVYNPLRLPQMTSFSCPGKS; this is encoded by the coding sequence ATGCTGCGCGCCATCTTCCGCTTCGTCATCAGCCGCGATCTCTGGGTCTTCCTGGGCCTTGTCGCCCTCGCCTTCCTGATCTGGATCATCGGCCCCGCCATCGCCGTGGGCCGCTACCGTCCGCTCGAGGACGAGATCGTGCGCATCGCCGTCATCGTGCTGATGTTCGCGATCTGGCTCGTGCGCGTCATCTACCGCAAGTGGCGCGAGCGCCGGCTCAATGCGCAGTTGCTCAACCAGCTGCGCACGCCCTCCAAGAAGGAGAAGGAGGCCAAGCCCGAGGACGCCCCCGAGATCAAGGAGCTGCAGACCGGCTTCGACGACGCCACCGCCATCCTGAAGAACATGCGCTTCGGCGAGGACGCCGACGGCAAGCCCGCGGGCCGCTTCTCGCTGTTCGACCGGCAGTACCTGTACCAGCTGCCCTGGTACATCTTCATCGGTGCGCCGGGCTCGGGCAAGACCACGGCGCTGGTCAACTCCGACCTCGACTTTCCGCTCGCCGACCAGCTCGGCAAGGCCGCGGTGCGCGGCATCGGCGGCACGCGCAACTGCGACTGGTGGTTCACCAACGAAGCGGTGCTGATCGACACCGCGGGCCGCTACACCACGCACGAGAGCAACCGCGAGACCGACGAAGGCGAGTGGAAGGGCTTCATCGAGCTGCTGAAGAAGTTCCGACCGCGCCAACCGATCAACGGCGCCATCCTCACGATCAGCATTGCCGACCTGCCGCTGGCTGACGATGCCCAGCGCGCGCGCCACGCCATGGCGCTGCGCAAGCGGCTGCTGGAGCTGCGCAACGACCTGGGCATCGACTTCCCGGTGTACGTGCTGGTCACCAAGACCGACCTGCTGGCGGGCTTCAACGAGTACTTCGGCTCGCTGGGCCGCGCCGAGCGACAGCAGGTGTGGGGCTTCACCTTCCCGATCCAGGGCAACCCGGCGAGCAGGAAGGCGGGCAAGGACGGCAAGAGCGCCGCCGCCGTCAACGGCGACCTGCGCGAGCGCTTCCACCAGGAATACAAGCTGCTGCACCAGCGCCTCGACGAGCGCCTGCCCGAGCTGCTGGCGGCCGAGTCCGACCCGATGCGCCGCGCGCAGGCGTACCTGCTGCCGCAGCAGTTCGCGAGCTTCGAGGACATCCTCGGCACCTTCCTGGCCGATGTGTTCAACCCCTCGAAATTCGAGGCAGCCTCGATGCTGCGCGGCGTCTACTTCACCAGCGGCACGCAGGAAGGCACGGCCTTCGACCGCGTGATGGGCGCCATCAAGCGCTACCTGCAGGTCAACGCGCCGCCGGCGCCGCCGCCGGGCCCGGGCAAGAGCTACTTCCTCAAGGAACTGCTGCAGCAGGTGATCTTCCGCGACGCGGGCGTGGCCGGCACCAACCTGCGCTGGTACCGGCGCAAGCGCGCCATCGACATCGCGGGCTACAGCGCCATCGGCGTGCTGATGGTGCTCCTGCTGGGCGCGTGCGTGAACAGCTGGCGCAACAACAAGGATTACGTGGCCGAGGTCGACACGAGCGCCAAGGCCTTCAACAAGGCGGCCGCGCGCGGGGAGCTGCCGACGGTGGTCGATTCCAGCGGCGACATCGCCAGTTCGCTGCTCATCCTCGACAGGCTGCGCGACCTGCCGAAGTCGGCACGCTTCGATGTCGGCGACCCGCCCATGTCGTACCGCTTCGGCCTCTACCAGGGCGAGAAGCTGCAGGCCGCCACCGACGGCGTGTACCAGCGCGCGCTCGAGACCGTGCTGCTGCCGCAGGCCGCGCAGCGCATCGAGCAGTCGCTGCGCGAGGCCTCGAAGAACGATGCAGAGTACAGCTACGAAGCCCTCAAGGCGTACCTCATGCTGTTCGACGCCGAGCGCTACGACGCCGACTTCCTGCAGGCATGGCTGCTGACCGACGTGGACCGCAAGATCGGCGCGTCGCTCACGCGCGAGCAACGCACCAACCTCGAGTCGCACCTGAAGGCGCTGTTCGTGGGACGCGTGCTGACGTCGCCGTTCGCGAAGGACGAGCGCCTGATCACGCAGACGCGCGAGCGCCTGGCAGGAGTTCCGCTGGCGCAGCGCTCGTATGCGCGGCTGCGCCGCATCCTGCTGCAGACCAGCCAGCCCAACGCCTTCACGATCGCCGAGGCGGGCGGGGCCGAGTCGGCGCTGGTGATCCGCCGTGCGAGCGGCAAGCCGCTGACCGACGGCATTCCCACGCTGTTCACCTACCGCGGCTACTGGGACATCTTCGACAAGCGCATGGCCGAGACGGCGCTGTCTCTCGAGCAGGAGGACCGCTGGGTGCTGCAGATCCGCGCGCCCGGCATGGCCGACATCACCTCGCGCGAACTGCTGCTGCGCGAGGTGCGCCGGCTCTACCTCACCGACTACATCAAGGTGTGGGACGACTACCTGGTCGACATCCGTCTGGCCGACAGCCGTTCGCTGCTGCAGAGCATCCAGATGACGCGCGTGCTCTCGACGTCCGAGTCGCCGATGTCGCGCATCATCCGCGGCGCCGCGCGCGAGACCGACCTGCTGCGCAATCACGACGAGGCTGCGCGCAGCCTGCTCGACCAGGCGCAGAACCGCGTGCAGAGCACCCGCGAGCGCATCGAGCAGCTCATCGGCCAGCCCGACGGCAGCCAGCGGCGCAACACGCAGCTCGACCGGCCCGAGTCGCTGGTGGACAACCACTTCGAGCCGCTGCGCCGCATGGTCACCGCGCCCAGGCAGGGCGGACAGGCCCCCATCGACGCCACGGCCGCGCTGATCAACGAGCTCTACAACTTCCTCACCGCCACGGACACCGCGCTGCGCAGCGGCAACATCCCGCCGTCGAGCGACGCCGTCACCAAGGTGCAGGCCGAGGCGGGGCGGTTGCCGGTGCCGTTCCAGGGCATGCTGAACGACCTGTCGGCCACCGCGTCGTCGAAGGCGGCAGCGGTGACCCGGCAGAACATCGGGCAGAGCGCCGCGGCGAGCATCGGCTCGTTCTGCAACCAGGCGATCGCGGGACGCTACCCGTTCACGCGCGGCTCGGGTCGTGACGTGGCCTCGGGCGACTTCGCGCAGCTGTTCGCGCCGGGCGGGATGATGGACGACTTCTTCCAGAAGAACCTCGTCACGCAGGTCGATACCTCGGTGAACCCGTGGGCCTTCAAGCGCGGCGTGGACGGCGCGGCGGCGGGGCGTTCGGCGTACCTCGATTCGTTCCAGAAGGCGCAGGCCATCCGCGACGTGTTCTTCTCGGGCATGGCGGGCGGGCGCACGCCGTCGTTCACGCTGGACATCCGGCCCGAGGACATGGACGCCGCGCTCACGCAGTTCACGCTCGATGTCGACGGCCAGACGGTGCGCTACGCGCACGGCCCGCAGGCGCCCAGCACCATCAAGTGGCCGGGCCCGCGCAACAGCAACCAGGTGCGCCTGCAGGTCACCACCGCGAACGGCACGCCGGCCGGCGGCATCGTGACCGAAGGGCCGTGGGCGTTGCACCGGTTGTTCGACAAGGCCTCGATCTCCTCGGGAAAATCGCCCGAGTCGTTCAACGCGACCTTCGACCTGCAGGGCAAGAAGGTGGTGCTGGCCGTGACGGCGAACAGCGTCTACAACCCGCTGCGCCTGCCGCAGATGACGAGCTTCTCGTGCCCCGGAAAGTCATGA